Proteins from a genomic interval of Plutella xylostella chromosome 24, ilPluXylo3.1, whole genome shotgun sequence:
- the LOC105390098 gene encoding beclin-1-like protein, whose translation MSETKSYVNFSCQRCLQPLKLDESLDKLGEHTIADLTLQIHRNNEIDLELQSSSLDHYVPPFRMSESGNGANGFMVISDGWETTSLGHQIHVKATLFDCLSNNSDVDHPLCDECTDTLLELMDNQLRLTEAEWKDYSDYLKKLEDDKEDLNLEGLEKELDDWKQEQTRLLQELSALQKEEKAMNDEIEIQEKEKERLEKEQDTYWKEYTKYRKDLMTTEDQMKFYETQLSYTQTQLEKLQKTNIFKATFHISDSGQFGIINNFRLGRLPSAPVDWSEINAAWGQTVLLLYSLARKINFSFQRYRLVPYGNHSYVEVIDDGKVLPLYGSGGFRFLWDTKFDAAMVAFLDCLQQFKEQVEKGNTGFCLPYRIDKGKIEDTASPPHAYSIKIQFNSEEHWTKALKYMLTNLKWALTWISSQFNEEKSENNSVCEM comes from the coding sequence ATGTCAGAAACGAAATCGTACGTAAATTTCTCGTGCCAGCGCTGTCTGCAGCCGTTGAAGCTGGACGAGTCTTTGGACAAACTCGGGGAGCACACCATCGCCGACCTGACTCTGCAGATCCACCGCAACAACGAGATCGACCTTGAACTGCAGTCATCCAGCCTCGACCACTATGTCCCCCCATTCCGGATGTCGGAGTCAGGCAATGGAGCCAATGGCTTCATGGTCATCTCAGACGGATGGGAGACCACCTCGCTCGGACATCAGATACATGTGAAAGCAACATTATTTGATTGTTTGTCAAATAACTCGGATGTTGATCATCCTCTTTGCGATGAGTGCACTGATACGCTGCTAGAGTTGATGGATAACCAGTTAAGGCTGACTGAAGCCGAGTGGAAGGATTATAgtgattatttaaaaaagctaGAGGATGATAAAGAGGATTTGAATTTGGAAGGCCTGGAAAAAGAGTTAGATGATTGGAAGCAGGAACAAACTAGGCTTCTTCAGGAGTTGTCAGCATTGCAGAAAGAAGAAAAGGCTATGAATGATGAGATTGAGATACAGGAGAAAGAAAAAGAGAGACTAGAGAAGGAACAGGATACTTACTGGAAAGAATACACAAAGTACAGAAAGGACTTGATGACAACTGAAGATCAGATGAAGTTTTACGAAACACAGCTATCGTACACCCAAACCCAACTCGAAAAGCTACAGAAGACCAACATATTCAAAGCCACATTCCATATTTCTGACTCAGGCCAGTTTGGTATTATTAACAACTTCCGTCTGGGCCGCCTACCATCTGCCCCAGTGGACTGGTCCGAAATAAATGCAGCGTGGGGCCAAACTGTCTTACTACTATACTCCTTGGCAcgcaaaataaacttttcattCCAAAGGTATCGTCTAGTTCCTTATGGCAATCACTCATATGTTGAAGTCATTGACGACGGGAAAGTTCTTCCGCTTTATGGGTCAGGAGGATTCCGTTTCCTGTGGGATACCAAATTTGATGCAGCAATGGTGGCTTTCTTGGATTGCCTCCAGCAATTCAAAGAGCAAGTTGAGAAGGGCAATACTGGGTTCTGTCTGCCCTACCGCATAGATAAAGGAAAAATAGAGGACACTGCTTCCCCTCCACATGCATATTCCatcaaaatacaatttaattcTGAAGAACACTGGACCAAGGCTCTCAAGTATATGCTAACAAATCTAAAATGGGCCTTAACTTGGATCTCATCACAGTTTAACGAGGAGAAGTCGGAAAATAATAGTGTTTGTGAAATGTag
- the LOC105384939 gene encoding zinc finger protein 845: MEKMLSESETQGPNMVNLHLKNVVEGLVNGSLSQKLCRICLSPLDDQCENVFTKICKANKEYSIACVLDQVCNIKLLEADNFCVCSDCFISASSAYKFYLNCRRTEEILDFYVNELENNVQSLECVQLDDIGPVCITLPTISDGLNSFDYDLEGLSIDKSKDFEIYIENDKHVATKQETHESEEEGNMSESSFMNSIPENNDITEATADEQDNVDENDKDVIIILEEGKPKFYNTADDGTLIEIKKEQEDNYKSVFQEYVEQNGGTINVKKVRKKRSPMLYQKCSQCPVRYRFTTKLRDHMKTDHNIDLYICKICKFNTEDQSGYRTHLLMHTNVYICDTCGVSFKKRDTIIAHLQRHRTCNHFNRTDGAQICEVCGQILLSDTQQEHYDKAHEKKYTCYYCGRSYKGGGSFEAHIRKHEEHSANDKYPCDQCETVCKTRVALQNHIETLHKFATKSHKCSQCDKTFRTAELLSSHEKTHGTDFVCQTCNRSFVDARALLWHQRLHNNERPYPCGICPRAFVSANRRNCHALCAHTEPTRRCPLCPALFHLRSMVNSHIKKVHLNAHKRRNRSTTKYQDVYWKTEPVPIQELSISIQNDLLELQAGNKLTSTSS; this comes from the exons atggAGAAAATGCTGTCTGAATCTGAAACTCAAGGTCCAAATATGGTCAATTTGCATTTGAAAAATGTCGTTGAGGGCTTAGTAAATGGCTCACTATCACAGAAACTGTGTAGGATTTGTTTATCTCCTCTGGATGATCAATGtgaaaatgtatttaccaAAATATGCAAAGCAAACAAGGAATACAGCATAGCCTGTGTGCTAGATCAGGTTTGCAACATTAAG CTTCTAGAGGCTGACAACTTCTGTGTGTGCTCTGACTGCTTCATCAGTGCCTCTTCAGCATACAAGTTCTACTTAAATTGCAGAAGAACAGAGGAAATTCTCGATTTTTATGTTAACGAATTGGAAAATAATGTGCAATCCTTAGAATGTGTTCAATTAGATGACATTGGCCCTGTTTGCATAACTTTACCCACTATAAGTGATGGCTTAAACAGTTTCGACTATGATTTAGAGGGCTTGTCAATAGATAAAAGTAAAGATTTTGAGATATACATAGAAAATGACAAACATGTTGCAACCAAGCAGGAGACCCATGAATCTGAAGAAGAAGGAAATATGTCTGAAAGCTCATTTATGAATAGCATTCCTGAAAACAATGATATTACTGAAGCCACAGCTGATGAACAAGATAACGTTGATGAAAATGACAAAGATGTAATCATCATACTTGAGGAAGGCAAACCTAAATTTTACAACACGGCAGATGATGGCACTCTCATAGAAATAAAGAAAGAACAGGAAGACAACTACAAATCAGTATTTCAGGAGTACGTTGAACAAAATGGTGGTACAATCAATGTAAAGAAAGTTCGTAAGAAGAGGTCTCCGATGTTGTATCAGAAGTGTAGTCAGTGTCCCGTCAGGTACCGGTTCACAACAAAGCTAAGGGACCACATGAAGACAGATCACAATATTGACCTCTACATCTGTAAG ATATGCAAGTTCAACACAGAAGACCAATCGGGATACCGGACGCACCTGCTGATGCATACCAATGTCTACATCTGTGACACCTGCGGAGTCAGCTTCAAGAAGCGAGACACCATCATAGCACATCTGCAGCGGCACCGGACTTGCAACCATTTTAATAGAACAG ATGGCGCGCAAATCTGCGAAGTCTGCGGGCAGATCTTACTCAGCGATACCCAGCAAGAGCACTACGACAAAGCCCACGAGAAAAAATACACATGCTACTACTGCGGCCGCAGCTATAAGGGCGGGGGCAGCTTCGAGGCGCACATCAGGAAGCATGAGGAACATAGCGCGAATGATAA ATACCCCTGCGACCAGTGTGAAACGGTTTGCAAGACGCGGGTGGCTCTTCAGAACCACATAGAGACATTACACAAGTTCGCAACCAAATCGCACAAGTGTAGTCAGTGTGACAAGACCTTTAGGACTGCGGAGCTGCTGAGCTCGCACGAAAAGACGCATGGCACGGATTTCGTTTGTCAG ACGTGCAATCGTTCGTTTGTGGATGCGCGCGCGCTGTTGTGGCACCAGCGACTGCATAACAACGAGAGGCCGTACCCTTGTGGC ATCTGCCCTCGAGCCTTCGTGTCGGCCAACCGGCGCAACTGCCACGCTCTTTGTGCACACACAGAACCCACGAGGCGGTGTCCACTCTGTCCTGCGCTCTTCCATCTGCGGTCTATGGTCAACTCGCACATTAAGAAG GTGCACCTAAACGCCCACAAGCGTCGCAACAGAAGCACCACCAAATACCAAGACGTCTACTGGAAAACTGAACCAGTACCAATACAAGAACTGAGCATTTCCATACAGAACGACCTGTTAGAACTACAGGCGGGGAATAAACTTACTAGTACGTCTTCTTAG